The Ahaetulla prasina isolate Xishuangbanna chromosome 14, ASM2864084v1, whole genome shotgun sequence genome includes a region encoding these proteins:
- the LYRM1 gene encoding LYR motif-containing protein 1 isoform X1 gives MTPITRQEVLGLYRKIFRIAKTWRSATGQMKETEKEKHYIISEAKTLFRKNRTLTDPEQIKQCVEECKARIELGLHYHNPYPRPIHLPPMGLALPQARAFRHQEKLRKISKPVYLKSHDEIS, from the exons ATGACACCAATCACTCGTCAAGAAGTCCTTGGCCTTTACCGCAAAATATTCCGAATAGCTAAAACATGGCGGTCAGCAACGGGACAGATGAAAGAGACGGAGAAAGAAAAACACTATATTATCAGCGAAGCCAAAACATTGTTCCGAAAGAATCGAACT CTAACAGATCCTGAGCAGATTAAACAGTGCGTAGAAGAGTGCAAGGCGAGAATAGAGCTAGGACTTCACTATCACAACCCGTATCCAAGGCCT ATTCATTTGCCACCCATGGGCCTCGCTCTGCCACAAGCCCGGGCGTTTCGACACCAAGAGAAGCTAAGGAAAATCTCTAAACCAGTTTATTTGAAATCTCATGATGAAATTTCATAA
- the LYRM1 gene encoding LYR motif-containing protein 1 isoform X2, producing the protein MAVSNGTDERDGERKTLYYQRSQNIVPKESNYQLTDPEQIKQCVEECKARIELGLHYHNPYPRPIHLPPMGLALPQARAFRHQEKLRKISKPVYLKSHDEIS; encoded by the exons ATGGCGGTCAGCAACGGGACAGATGAAAGAGACGGAGAAAGAAAAACACTATATTATCAGCGAAGCCAAAACATTGTTCCGAAAGAATCGAACT ACCAGCTAACAGATCCTGAGCAGATTAAACAGTGCGTAGAAGAGTGCAAGGCGAGAATAGAGCTAGGACTTCACTATCACAACCCGTATCCAAGGCCT ATTCATTTGCCACCCATGGGCCTCGCTCTGCCACAAGCCCGGGCGTTTCGACACCAAGAGAAGCTAAGGAAAATCTCTAAACCAGTTTATTTGAAATCTCATGATGAAATTTCATAA